In Amyelois transitella isolate CPQ chromosome 27, ilAmyTran1.1, whole genome shotgun sequence, a single genomic region encodes these proteins:
- the LOC106130454 gene encoding uncharacterized protein LOC106130454, translating into MPSKKRKYNARFPAGRIKKIMQTDEEVGKVAQAVPIIIPRTLELFVESLLTKAKQVTVARNAKTLSPSHVKQCILAESRFDFLKDLVKNIPDVSAAEEKEQISAESSPNSSRFSDTSAPRRIAREDSNSSSSCDVKIIPLLPDTRLPPSDTDPLRTATSTLVSTDLAIDLSKKTDQIPRPNFYQETLTDDLQHKSVITVNPTYSPQPSTSYTSLTLVEPKLEPKDTFYVEQYNNVPLTPVTPTASVAPILNIDFTKDFAKPEIKVLDTSVASIVGVKPDTQKKLLTHLSRQNSKGKDVKKEIKPLQAPTMSIDYLNSGDLQIDEDYDT; encoded by the exons ATGCCATCAAAAAAGAGGAAATACAACGCCAGGTTTCCAGCC ggGAGGATCAAGAAGATTATGCAGACCGATGAGGAAGTGGGGAAAGTTGCACAGGCTGTGCCAATCATAAT ACCTCGAACTCTGGAGTTGTTCGTTGAGTCCCTCCTGACTAAAGCGAAGCAGGTGACCGTGGCGAGGAACGCGAAGACTCTCAGCCCGTCACACGTCAAGCAGTGTATACTGGCCGAGTCCAGGTTCGACTTCCTTAAAGATCTG gtCAAGAATATTCCCGATGTCTCAGCGGCAGAGGAGAAGGAACAGATAAGCGCAGAAAGTTCACCAAATTCCTCCAg gTTTTCAGACACATCAGCGCCCCGCAGGATAGCCAGGGAAGACTCGAACAGCTCCAGCAGTTGTGACGTCAAAATAATACCCCTCCTCCCCGACACCCGCTTACCCCCCTCCGACACGGACCCCCTCAGAACTGCCACTTCCACGCTCGTCTCCACAGACCTAGCGATAGACTTATCTAAAAAAACTGACCAAATACCCAGACCCAACTTCTACCAAGAAACATTAACGGACGACTTACAACACAAAAGCGTTATAACTGTCAACCCCACTTACAGCCCGCAACCTTCGACCAGCTACACTAGTTTAACTCTAGTTGAACCAAAACTCGAGCCAAAAGATACGTTTTACGTAGAACAATATAATAACGTTCCGTTAACTCCTGTCACGCCAACAGCGTCCGTTGCTCCTATACTCAACATAGATTTCACTAAAGACTTCGCTAAGCCAGAAATTAAGGTTTTAGACACATCTGTCGCTAGCATTGTAGGTGTCAAACCGGACACACAAAAGAAGTTACTAACGCATCTGAGTAGGCAAAATTCTAAGGGGAAAGAcgtaaaaaaggaaattaaaccGTTACAAGCTCCAACTATGAGCatagattatttaaattctgGCGATTTGCAGATCGACGAAGACTATGATACCTGA
- the LOC106130444 gene encoding protein lines, which translates to MVWREQEHGEPSDEDMASDQPVKKKQRIDAPDIDDVSDRSGEDVLTEIFESETAAETTEEFPIRNGESPDSGTVSEDAVDCTSIIRIPSSSNVAIVPSCSSATPTWSSDDDKLLSELRLLQQALVGQCLCRFDENLMLQLLDRPLHIVTWPLTCSLTYLSSMQLLFDIYLKQNAVGTICSKLMQACDIFVRNRHDWITEVIDLADHHNKFITFVASRVLASFLIVAKDTVNENWLHQIAENIYSFDKINRITVQKINFTLDIIKRIVEWKDVEQHPLDDSNYINSASTLCVQADNPFRSSVGYGTNTTNGDIPSSSQTNLHSAFSNLQTHSAPSTSLEHTTVDRPNAFKLHDPVLKLNVSAERVRTPSPIPTHVRIERVNEHGCVTVLLRDSESFDTAHIKSLTIKTLEHNWPELVKNMKLLLRTYLNLSNVENCILTFLSLWEIIISVKANLSVRDTKPFYADLQSFVDLLRNINLPQLIYSHLLRLFNEVLCYGSTLALQDVLPDEICSLAHSIVRFVKDYRLLNDIRLQSSRSGFEFLGHNCTVIQDYSLGPDLSTSVQLVDQSYGEDQERSEVNKTMLQKISLLVLKSIAVTVKEMRCDSSDSSIDSSDYNAIQDMQIVERSIRDVLKKLDAFMRMSLEFHPETPFTKMLIHLFSEQDDYLIESMVCTLDITVGIVYRNSMYPDLAPMLNPITSFMEFLKVVSHDSDVLLDYLVSNETCFLLYLLRFLKYVRRNWPKFLETCQLADSSGTRALDDTMRVLIRLRLQISRLVSKSLFPYNISPVLRLLDVCESLYEGNEFS; encoded by the coding sequence ATGGTTTGGAGGGAGCAGGAACACGGTGAACCATCCGATGAAGATATGGCTTCAGATCAACCAGTAAAGAAGAAACAGAGAATCGATGCGCCCGACATAGACGATGTCAGCGACAGATCTGGCGAGGATGTTCTCActgaaatatttgaatctgagACTGCGGCTGAAACCACTGAGGAATTCCCAATTAGAAATGGAGAATCTCCTGATAGTGGCACCGTAAGTGAGGATGCCGTTGATTGCACTTCGATTATACGAATCCCCAGTAGCAGTAATGTAGCAATAGTCCCGTCATGCTCCAGCGCTACACCAACGTGGAGCTCGGATGATGATAAACTCCTTTCTGAACTACGGCTGTTGCAGCAGGCCCTTGTTGGGCAGTGTCTGTGCAGGtttgatgaaaatttaatgttaCAATTGCTGGACCGTCCTCTACACATTGTTACGTGGCCCCTCACCTGTTCACTTACGTATCTGTCATCAATGCAGCTACTATTTGACATTTACTTAAAGCAGAACGCTGTAGGCACAATATGTTCAAAGTTGATGCAAGCATGTGACATATTTGTTAGGAATAGGCACGATTGGATCACGGAAGTGATTGATTTAGCAGATCATCATAACAAGTTTATCACATTCGTTGCAAGTAGAGTTCTAGCCAGCTTCTTGATTGTTGCCAAGGATACAGTAAACGAGAACTGGCTACatcaaatagctgaaaatatatattcctttgataaaataaacagaataaccgtacagaaaattaatttcactttGGATATTATTAAAAGGATAGTGGAATGGAAAGATGTTGAACAGCATCCTTTGGATGACAGTAATTACATAAACTCAGCGAGTACTCTATGCGTACAGGCGGATAATCCGTTCCGGAGTAGTGTAGGttacggcaccaataccacTAATGGTGACATTCCTTCCAGCTCACAAACCAATCTCCATAGTGCCTTCTCAAATTTGCAAACCCACAGTGCCCCCTCTACATCTTTGGAACATACAACAGTAGACAGACCAAATGCCTTTAAATTACACGATCCAGTATTAAAGTTAAATGTGTCAGCTGAACGAGTGAGAACTCCTTCCCCTATTCCTACCCATGTAAGAATAGAAAGGGTGAACGAACATGGTTGTGTCACAGTTCTACTAAGAGATTCAGAATCTTTCGACACTGCACATATTAAAtccttaacaataaaaactttgGAACACAACTGGCCAGAATTagtgaaaaatatgaaactctTATTACGTACGTACCTGAACCTATCTAATGTTGAAAATTGCATACTGACTTTCTTATCCCTATGGGAGATTATTATAAGTGTAAAGGCTAACCTTTCTGTGAGAGATACTAAGCCATTCTATGCAGATCTGCAAAGCTTTGTAGACTTATTGAGAAACATCAACCTTCCACAACTCATATACTCGCATCTTTTGAGATTATTCAATGAAGTTCTGTGCTACGGTTCTACTTTAGCCTTACAAGATGTCTTGCCAGACGAGATATGCAGTCTCGCCCACTCAATTGTAAGGTTCGTAAAGGATTATAGATTGCTAAATGACATTAGATTACAGAGCAGTAGGAGTGGTTTCGAATTTTTAGGGCACAATTGTACGGTTATACAGGACTACTCATTAGGACCTGATCTGTCCACTTCCGTCCAGTTGGTAGATCAAAGTTACGGGGAGGATCAAGAACGAAGTGAAGTGAATAAGACtatgttacaaaaaatatcactATTAGTGTTGAAATCTATAGCGGTCACCGTAAAGGAAATGAGGTGCGATTCATCTGACAGCTCTATAGACTCCTCTGACTATAATGCGATTCAGGACATGCAAATCGTAGAGAGATCCATAAGGGATGTTCTGAAAAAACTTGATGCATTCATGAGAATGAGTCTGGAATTTCACCCGGAAAcgccttttacaaaaatgCTCATCCATTTGTTTAGCGAACAAGACGACTATTTGATAGAATCTATGGTTTGCACCCTAGACATAACAGTTGGCATTGTGTACAGGAATTCCATGTACCCCGATCTGGCTCCAATGTTGAATCCGATTACGTCATTCATGGAGTTCCTTAAGGTGGTTTCTCATGACAGCGATGTCCTATTAGATTATCTTGTGAGCAACGAGACTTGCTTCCTGTTGTATTTACTCAGATTCTTGAAGTATGTACGAAGGAATTGGCCGAAATTCTTAGAGACATGCCAACTAGCTGATTCTAGTGGAACGCGAGCTCTTGATGACACCATGCGGGTACTTATCAGGCTACGTTTACAAATAAGCAGGTTAGTATCCAAGTCTCTGTTCCCGTACAACATCAGCCCAGTGCTGAGGCTGTTGGATGtctgtgaaagtttgtatgaggGCAACGAGTTTAGTTGA